In one window of Fictibacillus phosphorivorans DNA:
- a CDS encoding YycC family protein, which produces MKPLQLSADTAVKLAKALNVPLEQLMHMPQHILVKKLMELEASKENKDE; this is translated from the coding sequence ATGAAACCATTACAACTTTCAGCTGACACGGCGGTAAAATTAGCAAAAGCGCTAAACGTACCACTCGAACAGCTGATGCATATGCCTCAGCATATATTGGTGAAAAAGCTGATGGAATTGGAAGCATCCAAAGAAAATAAGGATGAATAA
- a CDS encoding S1 RNA-binding domain-containing protein, with product METKKPGLVYTLKVVRVSDLGYVLDLEDGKEVLLHRSEAKSKHEEGNMVEVFLYQDHEGRLAATETIPKVRLDSLAWLEVAGVNRKLGVFLHIGIKKDILLSKDDLPESWDEWPHLGDRVYSGMKLDKKGRIFADLATEEEMVEQAEAATEEMFNQQTSGYVYKMNEAGVLLFTESGHIGFIHNDELKVKPRLGQKLGARVAFVREDGRMNLSMRARKEIAYSEDSERIYQYLRENKGQMPLTDKSSPEEIKETFQMSKAAFKRALGKLLKEEKIIQEDGKTYLQI from the coding sequence ATGGAAACAAAAAAACCTGGTTTAGTGTATACACTTAAAGTTGTGCGAGTATCAGATCTTGGCTATGTATTAGATCTTGAAGATGGGAAAGAAGTTCTTTTACATCGGTCTGAAGCAAAAAGTAAGCATGAAGAAGGAAACATGGTAGAAGTCTTTTTATATCAAGATCACGAAGGAAGACTGGCGGCTACCGAAACGATTCCAAAAGTTCGTCTCGATTCATTAGCTTGGCTAGAAGTTGCGGGCGTGAACCGTAAGTTGGGAGTATTTCTTCATATCGGTATTAAAAAAGATATTCTCTTATCAAAAGACGATCTTCCTGAATCATGGGATGAATGGCCACATCTAGGCGACCGTGTATACTCAGGTATGAAGCTGGATAAAAAAGGCCGTATCTTTGCTGACTTAGCTACAGAAGAAGAGATGGTAGAACAAGCAGAAGCTGCAACAGAAGAAATGTTTAATCAACAAACATCTGGATATGTTTATAAGATGAATGAAGCAGGCGTACTTTTGTTTACGGAGTCAGGGCACATCGGATTCATTCATAACGATGAATTAAAGGTTAAGCCGCGTCTTGGGCAGAAGCTCGGAGCTCGTGTTGCGTTTGTTCGAGAAGATGGAAGAATGAACTTGTCGATGAGAGCTAGAAAAGAGATCGCATACAGTGAGGATTCCGAACGCATCTATCAATATTTAAGAGAAAATAAAGGGCAGATGCCATTAACAGACAAGTCATCTCCAGAAGAGATCAAAGAGACTTTTCAGATGAGTAAAGCTGCTTTCAAACGTGCTCTTGGTAAGCTTTTGAAAGAAGAAAAAATCATTCAAGAAGACGGAAAGACGTATCTTCAAATTTAA